In one Microbacterium invictum genomic region, the following are encoded:
- a CDS encoding transglutaminase family protein — protein sequence MPRVVTAEMDLEIWSPVDLILQVAATRHTPLAEESLTLRQGDREYTPTEIVDQNGSRLHRITGEAGVLEVRYRAIVTGPAAATEPRDLETITYLRPSRYCQSDEVFAQARRQFRGLEGAELLTAVEDFVASSTTYAPGLSQGTDSAVTTLMTGQGVCRDYAHVVIALLRAMDVPARYTACYAPGLEPMDFHAVAEAYLDGAWYVIDATRLADRRSLVRIATGRDAADCAFLSYHGGAVGLQHLRVDAEWTAGEDVDPDLPGGADDHRALVRIG from the coding sequence GTGCCGCGTGTCGTGACCGCTGAGATGGACCTGGAGATCTGGTCTCCCGTCGACCTGATCCTCCAGGTCGCGGCGACCCGTCACACCCCCCTCGCCGAGGAGTCTCTGACGCTGCGTCAAGGTGATCGCGAGTACACGCCGACCGAGATCGTCGACCAGAACGGCAGCCGTCTGCACCGCATCACGGGCGAGGCGGGGGTGCTCGAGGTCCGCTACCGTGCGATCGTCACCGGCCCCGCCGCGGCGACCGAACCCCGCGACCTCGAGACGATCACCTACCTCCGGCCGAGCCGGTACTGCCAGTCCGACGAGGTGTTCGCCCAGGCGCGCCGTCAGTTCCGGGGACTCGAGGGCGCCGAGCTGCTGACGGCTGTCGAGGACTTCGTCGCGTCCAGCACGACCTACGCCCCCGGCCTCAGCCAGGGCACCGACAGCGCGGTCACCACACTCATGACCGGGCAGGGCGTCTGCCGGGACTACGCGCACGTGGTCATCGCGCTGCTGCGGGCCATGGATGTGCCCGCGCGCTACACCGCCTGCTATGCCCCCGGTCTCGAGCCGATGGACTTCCACGCCGTCGCCGAGGCCTACCTCGACGGCGCCTGGTACGTCATCGACGCCACGCGCCTGGCAGACCGTCGCTCCCTCGTGCGCATCGCGACGGGGCGGGATGCCGCCGACTGCGCCTTCCTCAGCTACCACGGGGGTGCGGTGGGGCTCCAGCACCTCCGGGTCGACGCCGAATGGACGGCGGGGGAGGACGTCGATCCGGATCTCCCGGGCGGCGCCGACGACCACCGCGCCCTCGTGCGGATCGGCTGA
- a CDS encoding SGNH/GDSL hydrolase family protein, translating into MTRALAPRPSWRGRLIAAVLALAVAIGAVAAVAVIRDWLTPPPAAPVAVAAPEDAVIQPAPLVFPDNPRVLVFGDSWTFGSAASDPSLGYAYLLADRLSAEVVVDGVRGSGYLKPGLDGGSFGERVAALDPALDPDVVILQGSINDRRLYPAGYREAVTAVWDTVAATYPDATVVILGPAPQVLPVETATAQIDDDLAALAAGRGWWYISPVDEEWITEANYDAMIDTGIGRDHPSTEGHAYLADRVAEAVRRLGDGADVIADAPAEEDLVAP; encoded by the coding sequence GTGACCCGTGCCCTCGCCCCTCGGCCGTCGTGGCGTGGCCGCCTGATCGCGGCCGTCCTCGCGCTGGCTGTGGCCATCGGCGCGGTGGCCGCCGTGGCGGTCATCCGGGACTGGCTGACGCCGCCTCCCGCGGCGCCCGTCGCCGTCGCCGCACCCGAGGACGCGGTCATCCAGCCTGCTCCGCTCGTCTTTCCGGACAACCCCCGGGTCCTCGTCTTCGGCGACTCGTGGACGTTCGGCTCCGCCGCCAGCGACCCGTCCCTGGGATACGCCTACCTTCTGGCCGATCGCCTGAGCGCGGAGGTGGTCGTGGACGGCGTGCGCGGCAGCGGGTACCTGAAGCCGGGTCTGGACGGCGGATCCTTCGGCGAGCGCGTGGCGGCACTGGACCCGGCGCTGGACCCCGACGTGGTGATCCTGCAGGGCTCGATCAACGACCGCCGCCTCTACCCGGCCGGGTACCGCGAAGCGGTGACGGCGGTGTGGGACACGGTCGCGGCGACCTACCCCGACGCGACGGTGGTGATCCTCGGGCCGGCGCCGCAGGTGCTGCCGGTGGAGACGGCGACCGCGCAGATCGACGACGACCTCGCCGCCCTCGCGGCCGGTCGCGGCTGGTGGTACATCTCCCCGGTCGACGAGGAGTGGATCACCGAGGCCAACTACGACGCGATGATCGACACCGGCATCGGCCGCGATCATCCCTCGACCGAAGGCCACGCCTACCTGGCCGACCGGGTCGCCGAGGCCGTGCGCCGTCTCGGCGACGGTGCGGATGTCATCGCGGATGCGCCCGCGGAGGAGGACCTCGTCGCCCCCTGA